In one window of Nakamurella sp. PAMC28650 DNA:
- a CDS encoding NAD kinase, translating into MTDRRILLVAHTGRADIYSTARHVMKTLEAAGIELLAVPGEGTELDLTILESGTAVEEGGESPVELVLALGGDGTLLRAAEVARPLRAPVIAINLGRVGFLAEAEADRLDEVLNALIAGNYTLTERMTVDVVIERDGVVIDKCWALNEISVEKASRERILDVVVEVDGRGVSAFGCDGVLCATPTGSTAYAFSAGGPIIWPDVEALLVVPSNAHALFARPMVVSPHSTVSIHVDPSGHEAIVACDGRRTHEVPPGSKLHVRRGAQTVTMVKLGDQRFTDRLVAKFSLPVRGWRERSH; encoded by the coding sequence ATGACCGATCGCCGGATCCTGCTGGTCGCCCACACCGGGCGAGCCGACATCTATTCCACCGCACGCCATGTGATGAAGACCCTGGAGGCGGCCGGGATCGAGCTGCTGGCCGTTCCCGGCGAGGGTACCGAACTGGACCTGACGATCCTGGAAAGCGGCACGGCGGTGGAGGAAGGCGGGGAATCGCCGGTCGAACTCGTGCTGGCCCTCGGCGGTGACGGCACCCTGCTCCGCGCCGCCGAGGTGGCCCGCCCGCTGCGGGCCCCGGTCATCGCCATCAACCTGGGCCGGGTCGGATTCCTCGCCGAGGCCGAGGCCGACCGGCTCGACGAGGTGCTGAACGCACTGATCGCCGGCAACTACACCCTGACCGAGCGGATGACGGTCGACGTGGTGATCGAACGCGACGGCGTGGTCATCGACAAGTGTTGGGCCCTGAACGAAATCAGCGTCGAGAAGGCAAGCCGGGAAAGAATTCTCGACGTCGTGGTGGAGGTCGACGGGCGGGGGGTCTCGGCCTTCGGCTGCGACGGTGTGCTGTGTGCGACCCCGACCGGGTCGACCGCCTACGCGTTCTCGGCGGGCGGTCCGATCATCTGGCCGGACGTGGAGGCGCTGCTCGTCGTGCCGTCGAACGCACACGCCCTGTTCGCCCGGCCGATGGTCGTGTCGCCCCACTCCACCGTCTCGATCCACGTCGATCCGTCCGGGCACGAGGCGATCGTGGCCTGCGACGGACGCCGGACCCACGAGGTCCCTCCCGGCAGCAAACTGCACGTCCGGCGGGGCGCCCAGACCGTCACCATGGTCAAGCTGGGCGATCAGCGGTTCACCGATCGTCTGGTGGCCAAGTTCTCGCTCCCGGTGCGCGGATGGCGGGAACGGAGCCACTGA
- a CDS encoding tetratricopeptide repeat protein, producing MRRDLRGLSKEGAEFVGAHLFMAGMLAEEEPALAWRHARAARSKGGRIAVVRETVGLVAYRAGEWAEAIAELRAARRMSGGPGQLPVMADCERALGHPEKAIELSRSAEAADLDPASAAELRIVVAGARADLGQLDAALAHLEVALQPEKVEPFTARLFYAYADLLLQADRRAEAIDWFMKAAEIDVDEETDAGDRLTELAGEVEGADVDIANLDDDDDDDDESGLLHFGDNPDADADADADADADAVADADAVADADAVADADGRDAEDVTSDPIMVEDEVTPHPGRESDAPPESQGSPGSQGSHEESLPTRPASPPSSLGSLFSHNEGGS from the coding sequence GTGCGCCGGGACCTGCGCGGCCTGAGCAAGGAAGGGGCCGAATTCGTCGGCGCCCATCTCTTCATGGCGGGAATGCTCGCGGAGGAGGAGCCGGCACTGGCCTGGCGTCATGCCAGGGCGGCACGGTCGAAGGGTGGGCGCATCGCCGTCGTCCGGGAAACGGTCGGGCTGGTGGCCTATCGCGCCGGCGAGTGGGCCGAGGCGATCGCCGAGTTGCGTGCGGCTCGGCGGATGAGCGGCGGCCCCGGGCAACTGCCGGTGATGGCCGATTGCGAGCGAGCACTGGGCCATCCGGAAAAGGCCATCGAGCTCTCGCGCTCGGCGGAGGCCGCCGACCTGGATCCCGCGTCGGCCGCCGAACTGCGCATCGTCGTTGCCGGAGCCAGGGCCGACCTCGGTCAGCTCGACGCAGCCCTGGCCCATCTGGAGGTTGCTCTGCAGCCGGAGAAGGTCGAGCCGTTCACGGCCAGGCTGTTCTACGCCTATGCCGATCTCCTGCTGCAGGCAGATCGCCGGGCCGAGGCCATCGACTGGTTCATGAAGGCCGCCGAGATCGACGTGGACGAGGAGACCGATGCCGGCGACCGCCTGACCGAGCTGGCCGGCGAGGTCGAAGGTGCCGACGTGGATATTGCCAACCTCGATGACGACGACGACGACGATGACGAATCCGGTCTGCTGCACTTCGGGGACAATCCCGACGCCGACGCCGACGCCGACGCCGACGCCGACGCCGACGCGGTCGCCGACGCCGATGCGGTCGCCGACGCCGATGCGGTCGCCGACGCCGACGGTAGGGATGCCGAAGACGTGACCTCCGATCCGATCATGGTCGAGGACGAGGTCACCCCCCACCCGGGCCGGGAGTCCGACGCACCCCCCGAGAGCCAGGGGTCGCCCGGGAGCCAGGGGTCCCACGAGGAATCCCTGCCCACCCGTCCGGCCTCGCCGCCGTCATCGCTGGGGTCGCTGTTCAGTCACAACGAGGGGGGCTCGTGA
- a CDS encoding TlyA family RNA methyltransferase, with protein sequence MRRARLDAELVRRGLARSRDQAADLIRSGRVLVSGQAATKAATAVDPAAPLLVTADVNDENWASRGAHKLIGALEKFTDVVVEGRRCLDAGASTGGFTDVLLRRGAAEVAAVDVGYGQLIWRLQNDDRVHIYDRTNVRTMSPEDIGGPAGLIVADLSFISLSIVLPALIACAAPGADLVPMVKPQFEVGRERLGAGGVVRDPALRATAVAEVAAAAGRLGWGVAAVVASPLPGPSGNVEFFAHLRADVEVDPVGTAELINVAVEEGPS encoded by the coding sequence GTGCGCAGAGCACGACTCGACGCGGAGTTGGTGCGTCGCGGACTGGCCAGATCCCGGGACCAGGCAGCCGACCTGATCCGGTCGGGCCGGGTGCTCGTCTCCGGGCAGGCAGCGACGAAGGCGGCCACGGCCGTCGATCCCGCCGCCCCCCTGCTGGTCACCGCCGACGTCAACGACGAGAACTGGGCCTCGCGAGGAGCCCACAAGCTGATCGGAGCGCTGGAGAAATTCACCGATGTGGTCGTCGAGGGCCGCAGATGCCTCGACGCCGGCGCCTCGACCGGCGGGTTCACCGATGTTCTGCTGCGGCGCGGGGCAGCAGAGGTGGCAGCGGTCGACGTCGGCTACGGGCAGTTGATCTGGCGTCTGCAGAACGATGACCGCGTACACATCTACGACCGGACGAACGTCCGCACCATGTCGCCCGAGGACATCGGGGGTCCCGCCGGTCTGATCGTCGCCGACCTCTCGTTCATCTCCTTGTCGATCGTGCTGCCGGCGCTGATCGCCTGCGCTGCACCGGGTGCCGACCTGGTACCGATGGTGAAACCGCAGTTCGAGGTGGGCAGGGAACGTCTGGGGGCCGGCGGTGTGGTGCGTGATCCGGCGTTGCGGGCGACGGCCGTCGCCGAGGTCGCGGCGGCGGCTGGCAGACTTGGGTGGGGAGTGGCGGCTGTCGTGGCCTCACCGCTGCCGGGGCCGAGCGGGAACGTGGAGTTCTTCGCCCACCTGCGGGCCGACGTCGAGGTCGATCCCGTCGGCACCGCGGAACTCATCAACGTCGCCGTCGAGGAAGGCCCGTCATGA
- a CDS encoding HAD-IIA family hydrolase yields the protein MTALADSYDALLLDLDGTVYLGGQVIPHVVEALIEAAQRGARPMFVTNNASRPPAEVAAVLNGMGVAAADSDVLTSPEAAASMLAQTHPAGSKVLIVGAKALSDAVADAGLAPVRLATDQPVAVVQGHSPDTGWRDLAEACIAIRSGVDWVASNTDVTLPTDRGLLPGNGAMVEALKAATGRTPRVAGKPNRPLLDEAVRRAGSKRPLVVGDRLDTDIEAAVLAGLPSLLVLTGVSTAIDLLEAPSSRRPTHVSFDMRGLIDEDLVAEIHDTTGLSASPWSVESDGDGLVLVGELAESDDARDDGRDLRALALLAAKAWSDGVNKVRAQGAAATTVLARFGLTQTRAHGS from the coding sequence GTGACGGCACTGGCCGACTCCTACGACGCCTTGCTGCTCGACCTGGACGGCACCGTGTATCTCGGCGGCCAGGTCATCCCGCATGTCGTGGAAGCGCTGATCGAGGCGGCTCAACGAGGGGCCCGGCCGATGTTCGTCACCAACAACGCCTCGCGGCCGCCGGCCGAGGTTGCCGCAGTACTCAACGGGATGGGCGTTGCCGCAGCTGATTCCGACGTATTGACCTCCCCCGAGGCGGCTGCGTCGATGCTGGCGCAGACGCATCCGGCCGGATCCAAGGTGTTGATCGTCGGGGCGAAGGCCCTGTCGGACGCGGTGGCCGATGCCGGGCTGGCCCCGGTGCGGCTGGCCACCGACCAACCGGTCGCCGTGGTCCAGGGTCACTCGCCGGACACCGGCTGGCGGGACCTGGCCGAGGCGTGCATCGCGATCAGGTCCGGAGTCGACTGGGTGGCCAGCAACACCGACGTCACGTTGCCCACCGACAGGGGTCTGCTGCCGGGGAACGGCGCGATGGTGGAGGCGCTGAAGGCTGCCACCGGCCGGACGCCCCGGGTGGCCGGCAAGCCCAACCGGCCACTCCTGGACGAGGCCGTCAGGCGCGCAGGCTCGAAGCGCCCGCTGGTCGTGGGGGACAGGCTCGACACCGACATCGAGGCGGCAGTGCTGGCCGGCCTGCCGAGTCTCCTCGTGCTCACCGGAGTCTCGACCGCCATCGACCTGCTCGAGGCACCGTCCTCGCGGCGACCGACCCACGTCTCCTTCGACATGCGTGGCCTGATCGATGAAGACCTGGTCGCCGAGATCCACGACACCACCGGGCTGTCGGCATCGCCCTGGTCCGTCGAGTCCGACGGTGACGGGCTGGTTCTCGTCGGGGAACTCGCCGAATCGGACGACGCCCGGGATGACGGACGCGATCTACGTGCCCTGGCCCTGCTGGCGGCGAAGGCGTGGTCCGACGGCGTGAACAAGGTCCGGGCGCAGGGTGCGGCGGCGACCACCGTGCTGGCCCGTTTCGGCCTGACCCAGACCCGGGCGCACGGGTCCTGA